A segment of the Anopheles cruzii chromosome 2, idAnoCruzAS_RS32_06, whole genome shotgun sequence genome:
CATTATCCATTCCTGGGATCCATTCGAAAGAAATCTAGCACGATCTGCGCGAAGAAGTGACTATGTTGGTTCTGAGGATCGTTTCGAGTAGATCACCGGCTGGTGGCTGGATAGCTGGACATGTCCCGAAGAAGTGTCGCCGACCATGATGCGCCATTGAGGCCATGTCTCATAAAACCATGTCCTTGACCTATAACAAGTCAGTCGTCAGCTGGCTGCGGGCGCCTTTTCTTCTTGGCCGCCCCGGTTCATGTTTCGCAATTAATCGGCCGtcgggtgtgtttgtttttcggacCACTTTCAAACAAGCGAAGGTCAGTGCGCGCACGGAGCATAGACTTGGTGGTCACGCAAACAACTCGTCGGCTGGCTGTGTGGCCGAATAAAAATAGCATCACCCTCCCCCGGTGGCTTGACCAATAgacacaccgcgcgcgcggatctGCTGCGAACGATCAGCATCGCGGTCTTCTTCTGTGTTCGTCGCTTCGCATTCCACGGCAGCGGGCAGTGCGCCAAACCCTCGATCGGCTcgggcgaaacaaaaaggttttccatttttattttcactctctcACGGTACGGGTACGGCACCCACAGCGGGCAGCGGCCAAAGGAGCTTTGGAACTCTGTGAAGTTGCGGTGCGATCGTGGGGTGAAAGTGCAATGGCGCAAAGTGGCTTCCGCAATGTGCTCCACCTGAGCTACCGCGACTATCGGGCCGTGCCGGAGGAGCTGCGCGAGTGTTCCGACGAGGTCGACGAGATTTACCTGAAGGAAAACTTGATCCGCTACTTTCCCGACTGGTTCTTCGTTGAGCTGGCCCACCTGCGCTTCCTCTGCCTTGCGGGAAACGTGATCGACACTCTGCCCGCCCAGCTCGGTGGCTTGCAGTGCCTGGAAACGTTGGACCTCTCGGACAACTCGCTGCAACAGTTACCGCCCTCGTTAGGGCAACTGAGGCGACTCACCAAACTACTGCTGAACGGCAACTGGCTACCAACCTTACCGTCCGGTAAGGTGGTTCTAGGGACTAGGGATACTACGGATGCCGCATTATCGTTCTGTTTCCGTAGAACTGGGACAGCTGCACAGGCTGGAGGTGTTGGAAGTGCGCAAAAACCGTCTGACGGCCGTCCCGGTCGCGATCGCCCGGTGCACTGCGCTGGAGGATCTCCTTCTGGACGATAACCCGACGCTGGTGTCCATCCCGACGCGGCTCTTCAGTCTTCCGCACCTGTGCTACGTATCGGCCGAGCGCTGTAATCTGTTCCAGCTGCCGTTCGCCATCAACACCACCAGTCTGCGGTTTGTGCTGCTGTTCAGCGGCAACCACAGCCTCACGTACTGCCCGCTGCAGCTG
Coding sequences within it:
- the LOC128278143 gene encoding leucine-rich repeat-containing protein 57-like — its product is MAQSGFRNVLHLSYRDYRAVPEELRECSDEVDEIYLKENLIRYFPDWFFVELAHLRFLCLAGNVIDTLPAQLGGLQCLETLDLSDNSLQQLPPSLGQLRRLTKLLLNGNWLPTLPSELGQLHRLEVLEVRKNRLTAVPVAIARCTALEDLLLDDNPTLVSIPTRLFSLPHLCYVSAERCNLFQLPFAINTTSLRFVLLFSGNHSLTYCPLQLERFTQPDYEALEERLRRIRNPPCYRQVHCPSVPFRLNFPSELVRLRARGDPRRCEPRSLLEQALCACSRAMPDGAEEQALAKVSLPRHLADGLLAGPIARCSSVPCARSLFTGAVLVLAKRKGYVRNFPLSALFCSARCADRWHQYNDTYEEFPWTLAAP